In the Flavobacterium sp. 90 genome, ACACTTTGGTCAATTTTTAATTCATTTGTGATAGAAGAATCAACAGTGATGTGAAGATTGCCTTGTTCTTTTTGTATTTCGTGAATCCTTCCTAGGGTTTCTATAATTCCTGTAAACATTGTTGTTTTATTTTACTAAATTTGCACATCAAAATTAGTAATAAATAAGCTGAGCTCATGAATAAAAAAGCAGAAAATATAATTGTTGGAATTTCAATTGGAGATTTAAACGGTATTGGAAGCGAGGTTATACTTAAAACATTCGAGGATTCACGTATGTTAGAAATGTGTACGCCAGTTATTTTTGCAAATGCCAAAATACTTTCTTTCGTTAAGAAAAGCTTTACTTCGACAGTTCAATTTCACGGCGTTGATAAATTAGATCAGGTTTTACCGGGAAAAGTAAATGTCTTTAACCTTTGGAAAGAAGGTGTTGATATTAATTTGGGTAAAAATGATGAGAAAATTGGAGAATATGCAATAAAGTCATTTGTAGCTGCAACCAAAGCCTTGAAAGAAGGTACAATTGATGTTCTTGTAACAGCTCCAATAAATAAATATAATATTCAGTCAGAAGGGTTTAAATTTCCTGGACATACAGATTATTTGGATCAGGAATTAGAAGGAAATGCATTAATGATGATGGTGCAGGACAATCTAAGAGTTGGTTTGTTGACAGATCATGTTCCGTTAAGTGAAGTTTCATCGCATTTGACAGAAGAATTAATTACAAGAAAAATTGAGACGGTTAGAAAATCTCTAATTCAGGATTTTAGTATTGTAAAGCCAAAAATTGCTGTTTTAGGATTAAATCCGCATGCTGGAGATGGTGGAGTGATAGGAAAAGAAGACGATTTGATTTTGAAGCCTACTTTAAAGAAAATATTTGATGCCGGAACAATGGTTTTTGGGCCTTTTCCTGCGGATGGTTTTTTCGGAAGCGGTCAATATGAAAAATATGACGCTATTGTGGCAACTTATCATGATCAGGGATTAATTCCTTTTAAGACCTTGTCTTTTGGAAAAGGAGTTAATTATACAGCAGGTTTAAATAAAGTGAGAACTTCGCCGGATCACGGTACAGCCTATGATATTGCTGGAAAAGACATGGCAGATTTTAATTCATTTAAAGAGGCGGTTTATCTTGCGATTGATATTTTTAACTCGCGTAATCAGTATGAGGAGATTAGTAAAAAACCTCTTAAAATAAAAGAAAAACAGTTATAAACAAAAAAAGGTGAATAAGATTATTAGTTTTATAATAATTTTATATCTTTGCACCCCAATTCAGGTATCTGAGTTTTAGATGCCAATTGGTCAAATTGATGTTGAAATGAGCAAAACAAAAGAATTTTTAATTCCTTTCATAGGATTAAAACTAGGAAAACACCATTTTGAGTATCAAATAAGTAACACGTTCTTTGAGAACTTTGATTACGACGAATTTCAAAGTTCGGATATCAAAGTAGGTTTAGTTTTAGATAAGAAAAGCAACATGTTAGAGTTGGAATTCAAACACAAAGGAACTGTAAATGTACCTTGTGATCTAACAGGCGAAGATTTTGATCTTCCTATAAAAGGGAAAATGAAATTGATTGTTCGCTTTGGAGATGAATTCAATAATGATAACGAAGAGTTGTTGATCTTGCCGCACGGAGAGCATGAAATAGATGTAATACAATACATTTATGAAATGATTGCACTTTCGGTACCGCTAAAACGAGTTCATCCAGGAGTAAAAGACGGAACTTTACAAAGTGAAGCTTTATCAAAACTGAATGAATTAAAAGTCAAAGAAGTAAAAGAAGAGAGTAAACAAGAAGAAGATATTGACCCGCGTTGGGACAAATTAAAGAAACTATTAACGGATAAATAATATAGTAAAATGGCACATCCTAAGAGAAAAATCTCGAAAACAAGAAGAGATAAGAGAAGAACACATTATAAAGCTACTGTAGCTCAAATCGCTACATGTCCTATTACTGGAGAAGCACATTTATACCACAGAGCTTACTGGCATGAAGGTAAAATGTATTACAGAGGGCAAGTTGTTATCGATAAATCTGTAGCGGTTGCTTAATACGTTTTCGTAAATGATACTGGAACTCTCACATAGTGAGAGTTTTTTTTGTTGGTTATAATTTTCTTTTTTTAAGAAAATGCATACAAATTCATTTCGTTTTTTTTTGTAATTTTCAAGTCTTTTAAAAATTTTTCAGATACCCTGTATTTGAAACGAAATAATAGAATATAATGAATACAATCACAGCCGCAATTACCGCTGTTGGAGGATACGTTCCAGACTTTGTACTTTCGAACAAAGTGCTTGAAACAATGGTCGATACCAATGACGAATGGATTACTACTCGTACCGGAATTAAAGAGAGAAGAATTCTTAAAGATGCTGACAAAGGAACTTCGTTTCTAGCTATAAAAGCAGCACAGGATTTAATAGCAAAAGCTAATATTGATCCCTTAGAGATTGATATGATAATAATGGCAACAGCTACTGCAGATATGCCTGTGGCTTCTACAGGAGTTTTTGTTGCAACACAAATTGGCGCCACTAATGCATTTGCATATGATTTACAAGCGGCGTGCTCAAGTTTTTTATATGGTATGTCTACTGCTGCAGCTTATGTACAATCAGGACGATACAAAAAAGTATTATTAATTGGTGCTGATAAAATGTCATCAATTGTTGATTATACAGACAGAGCAACTTGTATTATTTTTGGAGATGGAGCAGGAGCTGTTTTATTCGAACCAAATTATGAAGGCTTAGGCTTACAAGATGAATACTTACGAAGCGACGGTGTAGGACGCGATTTTCTTAAAATATCTGCCGGAGGTTCTCTAATACCAACTACTGAAGAGACCGTAAAAAATAAACTACACAATATTGTTCAGGACGGAAAAACAGTTTTTAAATTTGCTGTTACCAATATGGCTGATGCAAGCGAATTGATTCTAAAAAGAAACAATTTGACTAATGAGGATGTTAACTGGTTAGTACCACATCAGGCTAATAGACGTATTATAGATGCTACTGCTAGCAGAATGGAGCTTGAAGATTCAAAAGTATTAGTGAATATTGAAAAATATGGCAATACAACTTCAGCAACCTTGCCTTTAGTGTTAAATGACTTTGAACACCTGCTTAAAAAAGGAGATAATATTATTTTTGCTGCTTTTGGTGGTGGATTCACTTGGGGATCTATTTACCTAAAATGGGCTTACGATAAGAAATAAATTAAAACTAAAATCAAATCATTATGGATTTAAAAGAAATTCAAAACCTAATCAAATTTGTAGCAAATTCGGGAGTTGCAGAAGTAAAGTTAGAAATGGATGATGTAAAAATCACTATCAGAACTACTTTAGAAGGAAATGTAACTGAAACGACTTATGTACAACAATTACCAGCTCAGGCTGCGTTGCCACAAGCAGTTGCTCCGCAACAAACTGCTCCGGTTGTTGTAAATGTAAATAGTGAAGCACCGGCTCCAGCTGAAGATTCTAAATTCATCACTATAAAATCTCCAATTATTGGAACTTTTTATAGAAAACCATCTCCGGACAAACCAGTTTTTACTGAAGTAGGAAGCACTATTGCAAAAGGTGATGTTCTTTGTGTAATTGAAGCAATGAAATTATTCAACGAAATCGAATCAGAAGTTTCAGGTAAAATTGTAAAAATTCTTGTAGACGATATGTCTCCTGTAGAATTTGACCAACCTTTATTCTTAGTTGATCCATCATAAATAAATTTAGATTTTAGATTTTAGATTTTAGAGGGATTCGCAAGAAGTTTTGTTAATCATCTAAAATTATCTAATTATCGAATTGTCTAATTATCTAATTAAAATAAGATGTTTAAAAAAATATTAATTGCGAATAGAGGAGAAATTGCACTTCGTGTAATTCGTACATGTAAGGAAATGGGAATCAAAACTGTAGCAGTTTACTCTACAGCCGATGCGGAGAGTTTACATGTTAAGTTTGCTGATGAAGCGGTTTGTATTGGTCCCCCTCCAAGTAACTTATCGTATTTGAAAATGTCAAATATTATTGCTGCTGCAGAAATTACTAACGCAGACGCAATACATCCAGGATATGGATTTCTTTCTGAGAATGCTAAATTCTCAAAAATTTGTCAAGAGCACGGAATCAAATTTATTGGTGCCGCTCCTGAAATGATTGATAAAATGGGAGATAAAGCTTCTGCAAAAGCTACAATGAAAGCTGCAGGAGTTCCATGTGTACCAGGTTCTGACGGATTATTAGAATCTTTCGAACAAACACAAAAATTAGCTAAAGAATTTGGTTACCCGGTTATGCTTAAAGCTACCGCTGGTGGTGGTGGAAAAGGAATGCGTGCGGTATGGAAAGAAGATGAATTATTGAAAGCATGGGAAAGTGCACGTCAGGAAGCTGCTGCTGCATTTGGAAATGACGGGATGTACATGGAGAAACTTATCGAAGAGCCACGTCATATCGAAATTCAGGTTGTTGGAGATTCATACGGAAAAGCATGTCATCTTTCTGAAAGAGACTGTTCAGTACAACGTCGTCACCAAAAATTAACTGAAGAAACACCTTCACCATTCATGACAGACGAATTGCGTGCTGCAATGGGAGAAGCTGCTGTAAAAGCTGCAGAATTCATTAAGTACGAAGGAGCTGGAACTGTAGAGTTTTTAGTGGACAAACACAGGAACTTCTATTTCATGGAAATGAATACACGTATTCAGGTTGAGCACCCAATCACAGAACAAGTTATTGATTATGATTTGATTCGTGAGCAAATTATGGTTGCTGCCGGAATTCCAATTTCAGGAAAAAACTATTTACCACAATTACACGCAATCGAATGTCGTATTAATGCTGAAGATCCTTATAACGATTTTCGTCCTTCACCAGGAAAAATTACTACACTTCATATGCCAGGAGGACACGGAGTTCGTTTAGATACTCACGTTTATTCAGGTTATAGTATTCCGCCAAACTACGATTCAATGATCGCTAAGTTAATTACTACGGCACAATCTCGTGAAGAAGCTATCAGCAAAATGCGAAGAGCTCTTGATGAATTCGTGATCGAAGGTGTAAAAACAACAATACCTTTCCATAGACAATTAATGGATGATCCAAGATATATTGCAGGAGATTATACAACTGCATTTATGGATACTTTTAAAATGAATCCAATCGAATAATTAAAAAAAGGCTGTCAATTTTGACAGCCTTTTTTATTATATATGGTTTTGTTATTTATCTAGCCACTATCAAATTGTATGTTACGCGATTTATTATTCCATAAGAATATTTGATCGGTAGAAAAAAAATAATACAATTTTCGCATTATGTCCTGTAAGGACAATTGTTTCAATGAAATTAATCACAACAGAAACTGTTTTTTATTAATCAAACGTTCCTACGGAACGTATTGGCAGGAACAAAATCTAATCTACCAACCAGACATTCTTACGGATTGATTATTTTTTTAAACTCACCGATTATGCTTTGAAACTTATAGGGTTTTATTGATTAATATATGATGTATACACTTTTAGTGTATATTTTTTACACACTTTTATAACGTATTACACACTTTTTTGTAATTTTAAACAATAGTAAATTTTAATTAAACTCTTAAAAAACAGGGTTTTAATGGGTTTGTGGCATCATCTTTAAGTAACGGCATAATAATTTCATTACCTAAAGCGTAAACAAACTATTAAATAATTAAAATATACTATTATGAAAAATCTATTTTTATCAGCCGCAATTGTTTTAGGAGGTTTAACTTCATTCGCTTCTACAGCTCCAATAACAAATACTATTGTAAAAACTGTTGTAGTTTCAGACGAATACACAGAAATTAAATTGGAAGAATTACCAGCTCCAATTAATGAAGCTTTGAAAAAAGCATATCCAACCGCAGTTATTACAAAAGCATATAAAAACGAAAAATCAGAATATAAATTAGACGTTACAGTTGGTGACAAAGTAGGAAATCTTTTTGCTAATGCAGATGGATCTTGGATTAAAAAATAATCAAATATTAATCTAAATCGATTCTCGTGAAGATTCAAATTAGCAATATCAGACTCAAATTAACAACACTAAACTACAACTATCATGAAAAATTTATTTTTATCAGCCGCAATCGTTTTGGGAGGTTTAACATCATTTGCATCAACTTCTCCAATTTCAAATACAATCGTAAAAACAATCTCATTTCAAGACGAGTACACTGAAATTAAACTAGAAGAAGTTCCGGTTGCCGTAACAGATGCTCTTAAAAAAGCATATCCGGACGCGATTCTTTCAAAAGCATTCAAAAATGCAAGTTCAGAATATAAATTAAGTGTTACAGTAGGAGACAAAGTAGGTTCTCTTTATGCAAATGCAGACGGATCTTGGATCAAAAAATAATCAGGGCTAACCCTTAAAAAATATCACTATGAAAAAGTTAATCTTATCGGCAGCTATCGTTTTAGGAAGTTTGTCAATGCAAGCAGGAAATACTATCGTAAACAATTCAGTGTTACAGTTAGTAAATGTTCAGGATGATTATAAAGAAGTTGACGCTGTTCCGGCAGCAATAAAAACAGCTCTTGACAATGCATATCCAGGTGTGAAACTGGAGAAAGCATATGTAAATTCAAAAAAAGAGTATAAAATTGAAGTCACTGTTCGAGGCGAAAAATCAACTGTTTATACAGATGCTTCGGGTAACATTCTTAAGAAATAAATTAAACTAACTATAAAAACTATTTATTATGAAAAAGCTAATCTTATCTGCAGCAATCATTTTAGGAGGATTATCAGTTCAGGCAACCACGCCTGCGGTAAAAACTTCAATGACACAATCAGTAATTCAGGACGAATACACTGAAGTTGCAGCTGATGCTGTTCCGGCAGCCGTAAAGTCGACTATCGAAAAATCTTTCCCTAACACGAAACTTGAAAAAGCGTACAAAAACGACAAGAATCAGTACAAACTTGAAATTTCAAGCGGAGAGAAAAAGTATACTGTATTTACAGATGCTTCAGGAAATATCATTAAAAAATAATTAAAAAGAGCACTATGAAAAAGTTAATCTTATCAGCAGCGATCGTTCTGGGAAGTTTGTCAATTTACGCAAGTACATCAGCAACTCCCGAGCAAGCAAAAATGACTATTTCGATTCAAGCCGAATATACTGAAGTTAGTGCAGATGCTGTACCCGCTGCTGTAAAAACCGCTTTGCAAACTGCTTATCCAGGTGCAAAACTGGACAAGGCGTTTGTTAACGAAAAGAAAGAATACAAATTAGAAATATCGGTTGGTGACCAAAAGGCTACTGTTTACTCAGATGTCAATGGCAACTGGTTGAAGATATAATTAGGTGAAATTAGATTTATGTTTTTGGTGAAAAAGAGATTGCTTCGAGCAATCTCTTTTTTTTTGCATAATTTTGTGAAAAGACAATTTTATTAGTATTATTTTAGCAAAAAAGTCCCTAAAAACAAATGCCAAAGATATTACTGATAGAAGATGATATTTCGTTTTGCAAATTATTAGAGAAATTTCTAGTAAAAAAAGCATACGAAGTAACTATAGCTTTCTCGGCTGCAGAAGCCAAAATAGCAATCAAGAACGAATCCTTTGATTTGATTTTGACAGATCTTCGTTTGCCTGATTCTGATGGTATTGGACTTATGTCAGAATTTAAAATTTCTCATCCTCATATTCCTGTTATTCTTATGACAGGTTATTCAGATGTAAATACAGCAGTAAAAGCCATTAAAAACGGCGCTGCAGATTATATTTCGAAACCTTTTAATCCAGATGAGGTTTTGTTGGTTATTACCAATGCATTGCAAAATTCTGAGGTCGAAGAAGAAACTCCTGTAAAAGAAAAGAAAGCAGCTAAAAAACCTGTTGCAACAGAAAATGAATTTGTAAAAGGAATTTCTGTAGCGTCTAAGAAATTACTGGATCATATTCATTTGGTAAGTCCTACAGATATGTCGGTTTTGATTATTGGTGAAAGCGGAACAGGTAAAGAAATTATTGCCAAAAGTATTCATCAGCAAAGCACCAGAAAAAACAATAACTTTATTGCAGTTGATTGCGGAGCGATTCCGAAAGAATTAGCAGCAAGTGAATTTTTCGGACATTTAAAAGGATCTTTTACAGGCGCGATAAACGATAAGATTGGTTATTTTGAAGCAGCAAATGGCGGAACTATATTTTTGGATGAAATAGGAAACCTTTCGTACGAAAATCAAATTCAGTTACTGAGAGCGCTTCAGGAGCGAAAAATAAAACCAGTTGGAAGCAACAAAGAAATTAACGTCGATATAAGGATTATTACTGCAACAAACGAAGATTTGCGTGAAGCAGTAAAAAACGGCGATTTTAGAGAAGATTTATACCATAGAATCAATGAATTCTCCATTCTTTCTCCATCATTAAAAGATCGTGATGAAGATTTGATGGTTTTTGCCGATTATTTTCTGGAAAAAGCCAATCAGCAATTAAATAAAGATATTATAGGTTTTTCACCAGAAGTCGTTACAATTTTCCAAAATTATAATTGGCCAGGAAATTTACGTGAATTGCAAAATTGCGTCAAACGCGCCACGCTTTTATCTCAGGGAAATTATATTGAAAGCGATGTTTTGCCAATAGAATTTTTTCAGATTCAAAAGCAACAAAATGGCAACGGTAATTTTTCATTATCCGAAAACGAAAAAGAAGCCATTATTCATGCTTTATCAAAAGCAAAGAATAATAAATCTGAAGCTGCAAAATTATTAAAGATTACCCGAAAGACACTTTACAATAAATTGAAACAATATAATATCGATTAAACGAGTTCTTCTTTTAGGGCTTCAAAAAGTAAATTAGTTTTTACTTCTAAATCTTTAAAAACGCTTTTCATTTCGGAAATTTCAAAATCGTTTTTCTCCAGTTTTTTCAGAATATCACCAATTTCTCGTGCTTCAATTTGTTTGAACATTGGAGCAATTCTGTGTGCAATCGATTTGATTTCGTCTCTGTTTTCTTCGGTAATTGCATTTTCCAGAAAAGTTAGATTTTCGGCGCTGCTTTCGATAAACGATTTTATAACTTCTTTCAAAGCTTCATTGTCGTTTCCTAGAAATTCATTCAGCGTTTTT is a window encoding:
- the pdxA gene encoding 4-hydroxythreonine-4-phosphate dehydrogenase PdxA — its product is MNKKAENIIVGISIGDLNGIGSEVILKTFEDSRMLEMCTPVIFANAKILSFVKKSFTSTVQFHGVDKLDQVLPGKVNVFNLWKEGVDINLGKNDEKIGEYAIKSFVAATKALKEGTIDVLVTAPINKYNIQSEGFKFPGHTDYLDQELEGNALMMMVQDNLRVGLLTDHVPLSEVSSHLTEELITRKIETVRKSLIQDFSIVKPKIAVLGLNPHAGDGGVIGKEDDLILKPTLKKIFDAGTMVFGPFPADGFFGSGQYEKYDAIVATYHDQGLIPFKTLSFGKGVNYTAGLNKVRTSPDHGTAYDIAGKDMADFNSFKEAVYLAIDIFNSRNQYEEISKKPLKIKEKQL
- a CDS encoding DUF177 domain-containing protein, whose translation is MSKTKEFLIPFIGLKLGKHHFEYQISNTFFENFDYDEFQSSDIKVGLVLDKKSNMLELEFKHKGTVNVPCDLTGEDFDLPIKGKMKLIVRFGDEFNNDNEELLILPHGEHEIDVIQYIYEMIALSVPLKRVHPGVKDGTLQSEALSKLNELKVKEVKEESKQEEDIDPRWDKLKKLLTDK
- the rpmF gene encoding 50S ribosomal protein L32, producing the protein MAHPKRKISKTRRDKRRTHYKATVAQIATCPITGEAHLYHRAYWHEGKMYYRGQVVIDKSVAVA
- a CDS encoding beta-ketoacyl-ACP synthase III, which translates into the protein MNTITAAITAVGGYVPDFVLSNKVLETMVDTNDEWITTRTGIKERRILKDADKGTSFLAIKAAQDLIAKANIDPLEIDMIIMATATADMPVASTGVFVATQIGATNAFAYDLQAACSSFLYGMSTAAAYVQSGRYKKVLLIGADKMSSIVDYTDRATCIIFGDGAGAVLFEPNYEGLGLQDEYLRSDGVGRDFLKISAGGSLIPTTEETVKNKLHNIVQDGKTVFKFAVTNMADASELILKRNNLTNEDVNWLVPHQANRRIIDATASRMELEDSKVLVNIEKYGNTTSATLPLVLNDFEHLLKKGDNIIFAAFGGGFTWGSIYLKWAYDKK
- the accB gene encoding acetyl-CoA carboxylase biotin carboxyl carrier protein; this translates as MDLKEIQNLIKFVANSGVAEVKLEMDDVKITIRTTLEGNVTETTYVQQLPAQAALPQAVAPQQTAPVVVNVNSEAPAPAEDSKFITIKSPIIGTFYRKPSPDKPVFTEVGSTIAKGDVLCVIEAMKLFNEIESEVSGKIVKILVDDMSPVEFDQPLFLVDPS
- the accC gene encoding acetyl-CoA carboxylase biotin carboxylase subunit produces the protein MFKKILIANRGEIALRVIRTCKEMGIKTVAVYSTADAESLHVKFADEAVCIGPPPSNLSYLKMSNIIAAAEITNADAIHPGYGFLSENAKFSKICQEHGIKFIGAAPEMIDKMGDKASAKATMKAAGVPCVPGSDGLLESFEQTQKLAKEFGYPVMLKATAGGGGKGMRAVWKEDELLKAWESARQEAAAAFGNDGMYMEKLIEEPRHIEIQVVGDSYGKACHLSERDCSVQRRHQKLTEETPSPFMTDELRAAMGEAAVKAAEFIKYEGAGTVEFLVDKHRNFYFMEMNTRIQVEHPITEQVIDYDLIREQIMVAAGIPISGKNYLPQLHAIECRINAEDPYNDFRPSPGKITTLHMPGGHGVRLDTHVYSGYSIPPNYDSMIAKLITTAQSREEAISKMRRALDEFVIEGVKTTIPFHRQLMDDPRYIAGDYTTAFMDTFKMNPIE
- a CDS encoding PepSY-like domain-containing protein, producing MKKLILSAAIILGGLSVQATTPAVKTSMTQSVIQDEYTEVAADAVPAAVKSTIEKSFPNTKLEKAYKNDKNQYKLEISSGEKKYTVFTDASGNIIKK
- a CDS encoding sigma-54 dependent transcriptional regulator, giving the protein MPKILLIEDDISFCKLLEKFLVKKAYEVTIAFSAAEAKIAIKNESFDLILTDLRLPDSDGIGLMSEFKISHPHIPVILMTGYSDVNTAVKAIKNGAADYISKPFNPDEVLLVITNALQNSEVEEETPVKEKKAAKKPVATENEFVKGISVASKKLLDHIHLVSPTDMSVLIIGESGTGKEIIAKSIHQQSTRKNNNFIAVDCGAIPKELAASEFFGHLKGSFTGAINDKIGYFEAANGGTIFLDEIGNLSYENQIQLLRALQERKIKPVGSNKEINVDIRIITATNEDLREAVKNGDFREDLYHRINEFSILSPSLKDRDEDLMVFADYFLEKANQQLNKDIIGFSPEVVTIFQNYNWPGNLRELQNCVKRATLLSQGNYIESDVLPIEFFQIQKQQNGNGNFSLSENEKEAIIHALSKAKNNKSEAAKLLKITRKTLYNKLKQYNID